The proteins below are encoded in one region of Asticcacaulis excentricus CB 48:
- the pheT gene encoding phenylalanine--tRNA ligase subunit beta, which produces MKFSLSWLKDHLDTDADIQAVAAAMTAAGLEVEDVADPAAKLTPFTVAKVVEAARHPNADKLQVLQVDTVDGRKEIVCGAPNARAGLTTVYAPIGAYVPGLDVTLVEKPVRGVVSNGMMCSAAELELDGDPDGIMELSDDLAVGTPVSAVFALEPVIDFEVTPNRPDWLGVHGIARDLAATGLGAFKEAPISPVKGTFPCPITVKVDGDACPLFSGRVIRGVKNGPSPKWLADKLTSIGLKPISALVDITNYLSFDRARPLHVYDVKKLSGDVIEAGLPADTCEFVALDGKTYVVTPDMTTISDASGVIGLGGVMGGASTGVDLETVDVFLESAWFDPIRIAQTGRTTTITSDAQYRFARGVDPEFVVPGLELATQLILDLCGGEPSDIVVAGEAPARKPDVAFDPAYVAQLTGLDVPHDKVETILTALGFGITKTTPWTVSVPSFRRDVDGKADLVEEVARVYGFNHIPATPLPAVAPKSGGVLTPSQARARTARRALAAFGYSEAVTWSFMPQGYAKLFGGGSDAMVLANPIASELNCMRPSILPNLLEAAGRNASKGYPGAQLFEIGPVYFGLEPNDQKTVIAALKAPDKARHWSATGQDALFALKSDLLALLEELNMPVASLQLVQGANSDWWHPGRSARLQLGPKTVMAEFGELHPSVLKALDLDGAYVGFEIRLDLLPQPKAKSGKSKGALSLSNLMPLTRDFAFLVAAGTASGDLVRAIRGADKLLISEARVFDVYQGQGVPEGQVSLAVEVTLQPADKTLTEPEIDAVSQKIVAAAQKAGAVLRG; this is translated from the coding sequence ATGAAATTCTCCCTCAGCTGGCTTAAAGATCACCTCGACACCGACGCCGATATTCAGGCCGTCGCCGCCGCCATGACCGCGGCCGGCCTTGAGGTCGAAGACGTCGCCGACCCGGCGGCGAAGCTGACGCCTTTTACGGTGGCCAAGGTCGTTGAAGCCGCGCGTCACCCCAATGCCGACAAGCTTCAGGTGCTTCAGGTCGATACGGTCGATGGCCGCAAGGAAATCGTCTGCGGGGCGCCCAATGCTCGCGCAGGTCTAACGACCGTTTATGCCCCCATCGGAGCCTATGTTCCGGGCCTTGATGTCACGCTGGTCGAAAAGCCAGTTCGCGGCGTCGTGTCCAACGGCATGATGTGTTCGGCCGCCGAGCTTGAGCTCGACGGCGATCCCGACGGCATTATGGAGCTTTCCGACGACCTCGCCGTCGGCACACCGGTCAGCGCCGTCTTTGCACTCGAGCCCGTTATCGATTTTGAGGTGACGCCCAACCGTCCCGACTGGCTTGGCGTGCACGGCATTGCCCGCGACCTCGCCGCCACGGGTCTTGGGGCCTTCAAGGAAGCGCCCATTTCCCCAGTCAAGGGCACTTTCCCCTGCCCCATCACCGTGAAGGTCGATGGCGACGCCTGCCCGCTGTTTTCTGGTCGGGTCATCCGCGGCGTCAAGAACGGCCCGTCGCCCAAATGGCTTGCCGACAAGCTGACCTCGATTGGCCTGAAACCCATTTCGGCGCTGGTGGATATCACCAACTACCTGTCGTTTGACCGCGCCCGCCCGCTGCACGTGTATGATGTGAAGAAGCTGTCGGGCGATGTGATTGAAGCCGGTCTGCCCGCCGACACGTGTGAATTCGTGGCGCTGGACGGCAAGACCTACGTCGTCACGCCGGACATGACGACGATCAGCGACGCGTCGGGCGTCATCGGCCTTGGCGGTGTCATGGGCGGGGCCTCGACTGGCGTTGATTTGGAGACGGTCGATGTTTTCCTTGAATCGGCCTGGTTCGACCCGATCCGTATCGCCCAGACGGGCCGCACCACCACTATTACCTCGGATGCGCAGTACCGCTTTGCGCGCGGCGTCGATCCAGAATTTGTCGTCCCCGGTCTGGAACTGGCTACGCAATTGATCCTCGACCTGTGCGGCGGCGAGCCGTCGGACATCGTCGTGGCGGGAGAGGCCCCGGCGCGTAAGCCCGACGTGGCTTTCGATCCAGCCTATGTGGCGCAACTTACCGGCCTCGACGTGCCGCATGACAAGGTCGAGACGATCCTGACCGCGCTCGGTTTTGGCATCACCAAGACCACGCCGTGGACCGTCAGCGTCCCCTCCTTCCGCCGCGACGTCGACGGCAAGGCCGATCTGGTCGAAGAGGTGGCGCGCGTCTATGGTTTCAACCACATCCCTGCGACGCCCCTGCCCGCTGTTGCGCCAAAAAGCGGCGGCGTCCTGACACCGTCGCAGGCACGTGCCCGCACGGCGCGCAGAGCGCTGGCGGCCTTTGGCTACAGTGAGGCCGTCACCTGGTCCTTCATGCCGCAAGGCTATGCGAAGCTGTTCGGCGGCGGCAGCGATGCAATGGTTCTGGCCAATCCGATTGCCTCGGAACTGAACTGTATGCGCCCGTCTATCCTGCCGAACCTTTTGGAAGCCGCCGGGCGCAATGCATCCAAGGGCTATCCCGGCGCGCAACTGTTTGAAATCGGGCCGGTCTATTTCGGCCTTGAGCCCAATGATCAAAAGACGGTCATTGCCGCGCTGAAGGCCCCGGACAAGGCGCGTCATTGGAGCGCCACCGGTCAGGACGCGCTGTTTGCGCTGAAATCCGACTTGCTGGCCCTGCTTGAAGAACTCAATATGCCGGTCGCCTCGCTGCAACTGGTGCAGGGGGCAAACAGCGACTGGTGGCATCCGGGCCGTTCGGCGCGCCTGCAACTGGGCCCGAAGACGGTGATGGCCGAATTTGGCGAACTGCATCCGTCCGTGCTGAAGGCGCTGGACCTCGACGGGGCCTATGTCGGCTTTGAAATCCGCCTCGACCTGCTGCCGCAGCCGAAGGCCAAATCGGGTAAGTCGAAAGGCGCGCTGAGCCTGTCCAACCTGATGCCGCTGACGCGCGACTTCGCCTTCCTTGTGGCGGCGGGTACGGCGTCTGGCGATCTGGTGCGCGCCATCAGGGGCGCGGACAAGTTGCTGATCAGCGAGGCCCGCGTCTTTGACGTCTATCAGGGTCAGGGCGTACCCGAAGGTCAGGTGTCACTGGCGGTCGAGGTGACGCTGCAACCGGCAGACA